The following nucleotide sequence is from Pagrus major chromosome 16, Pma_NU_1.0.
TAGCTCATCACTGAGAGATATTCGAGGGGTGTGGTGTGCTCTGTGTTATCAGTGCGAagatctttaaataaaaagttttaaaagttaaGTCGTGTGTGACCACTTTCCTGAGTCAGCCGCTGTCCTGGAAATTCATCCATCAGCTAGCTACTTTGGTTGCCCCTCCAAATTCTTGTGATATGACTGTTGAGTCCTAGCttgcaggagaaagaaaaacaagtgaaaggAATAATTAGAAATTTTGGAAAATACGCATCTTCACtgagaattagatgagaagattgataccacacCCGTGTGTAAGGTAGCCTAATTATGAAGCTACAACCAGCATCcggttagtttagcttagcatgaagccAAATTAAGGTAATTGTCAGCCTACCTTTATTCTAAAACATGCTTCTCCGTGCTTCTCAACTTACTCTAAACCaactagctgtttccagtctttgtgctgaATTAAGCTTATCGTCTGCTTGGGGTAGATTGATAAAAAACAGTCTGCTGTTCTTTCCGTCAGATCTTCAGTCTGTTTACTGCAGCacagttaaaacacacactcctgtggGGGATTATTTCCCAACCATTCAACCGGCCCGTCGAGTCAGTCCTGCTGTGTTGGTCCAGTGAGTTGGTTTGGTCTTATCTAAATCTGGCTCAGACTCCTTATCTCCAAAATCAGACTCTAATCAGCCAGCTTTGTCCAGACAACAAGGGGCCAACATCAGGCTAGGAGCACCCTGAGGCCTCCCCGGTGTCTCAGCCATAAAAGTGTAATTTGTAGACCTGGCATGCCCTTTCAAGTCAGTGGTAGTGGTATGGCTGAATGGTAAAGGAATCACATTCAAACATATGTGAAGCTTGTTGTACTTCGTTCGCGACCCTGGTATTATTTTCTGCGATgaaaatgagtgttttttttattattactttctgtttctttgataAGACTCTGAGTTTCAacatcatttgatttttttatattagGAATTTTAAGATATTAAGacagatatttaaatatttttattaccCAAGCTTGGGCATCAAGCTTTaagttttagatttttttttatccccccTTTTCTTTCACAGCAACAGGAAATAATGTGAGCAGTGGGGGCTGATGTGTAACTGAGGTCTCTGGCTCATatcagaacatcactggtatttggtctgctctttctctccaaCCACAGACTCATTGACTGCGACAAGTCCTGACTTTACAAATCCGTCAGCCTGCCACCCAGCAGTGCTGCTCTTATCTCAACCTCACCTTGGTCCTCCTGGGAGGCACAGATGGCAAGCCCATTCgtgtgcaaaccacagattGAGCTCTGATTGTCCTGATGACCGCCTTTGTCTTACAGTCATGCCCCCGCTCTCACCATAAGAAAGGGCTGGTAAGTAAGctaatttacatgtattaattaaGACTCATAATGAGCTCAGCATGACGGGGCATTTGAATGCATTCCTCTGGTATTGTGCAAACTCTGCGGAGCTCCGTGGGTTTGCTGTCTCATCCATTCAGATGGGCTACAGATTGTAGATGTGGGGGCACGCGAGCAGATAAaggatttaaacacacacaaaaccaggTCAGTATACACATGCAAGTTTCAGCTCccccactgacacacacacacacacacacacacacacacacacacacacacacacacacacacacacacacacacacacacacacacacacacacacacacacacacacacacgaaggtGCTAATGAGAAATAAACAGGCTGTTACTTATAGTACTTATAActagatttaaaggtgcattatgtggttttggggaagacattttaatcaaagaGAAAGATaatcattgactgatttttttttatgcttaaacaaacaaaataaacaaactacatgaaaatgttttcatgaagGAATAAActaactgaccttaaaggacaacacaatttcatactctTTTACTTGGTtcatatttggcggaccctgccacctttctagcttcaaacagttttctggggaaacaaaaaaaaatatatatatatatttctgagtttgtattattacctcattagtatTGTAAATTTGGATTTATTgtccaaaactacgtagtgcccctttaatacaaTAAGAATGCAAATGACCACAACAGCAAAAAAGTAGAAACAATACCTTTATATAATTACAAAACTGTACAATTACAAGAAGTGAagtataaaaaaacactgacgtGAAAtaatttttcattgaaaatatAAGTTTCACCCACAAGGTGCACGTAAGCTATAACGCACAATCATGTAAGAACAATTACATTTCATTGGAtcatataaatatttatgaactaaGCACTATAAACTAAGTTTACAAAAGCATGTAAAAACAGACCGCTCTGGAATGGTTCTAATCATCTTTGCTCATTGTTGATGTGTAAAAACTTACATGGTTGTTGCCATCTCATACCACAGCGCAGCTAAGCCGGAGAACCATGAAAAAACAGCCACAACCTCAGCGCATTAACATCAAAGTGTATTTGTATAAgagcttgttttctttctcgTCCTCAGGCTTCAAACGCTGAGCTGCGGCGGCTGTTCTTATTACCTCTTTGGCTTAAAAAATCCTACTACGGGGACCCGGCCTCACAAGGAAAGCCAACACACATGGCAAATAAAGAcaaggtagaaaaaaaaacatgtcgaGGGCACAAGGCTCTCCCCTCCTAAATTGTACCTGAAGGGAAATCCCTTTAAATAGTAGTTGGCAAAGGCAGTGAACTGGCAGGCACATCAAACAGTCACTGAGCAGAAGCCCTATAAATACATCACATTCACTTGCCTCGCTTCAAACGCCTCCTCCTCGGCCCGGCCTCTGCGCTCCTCCTGCAACGCCACCGAGCCGGGTCGCGTTCAACATGTTCACGAGGAGGACGTTTTCTCATCTTAAGCGCACATCACTGACTGCATGTTATTTCTCATCCTGCTCGACCGAAACAGTTCTGCTTGTTCCCCTGCCTCACACCGTGGGTGTTTCAGGAGCTGTGGTTTTCTTCACGTACACCTCTGATGTCCCGTCAGGCACCAGATGAGCGAAGCTGCTCCTGAAGGAGGCCAGGAGGCGACCTGCAGAGCacgaaaaaaaaagaaaaaagaaacgaAAAGAGCCATGTTTAACACATCCGCAACATCAATACATGTTTCGACTTGATATCCTTAATTACTGTATACAGCTCGACATTCAAAAGCTTCAAGAAAAGATCAAGGGAGCAGTGGCTGTTTACTCAGCAGTCTCAGTCATGTGATGGACATGATTTACTGGGTAATTATATGTGCTAATTACAGAGCATTTTCATCATGTGTGCATTATTGTGCTGATTTAACTTGTGTAATGAGATTCATTCAGAACAAAGTGagctgaagagaaaaaacaaatgtaataaaaaaaataaaacagatgaaagaaGGAGTTCATGTGTGTCTTCACTGACCCGTCCAAGTCTTCTGTCCCGTcagagtgaagctgctgcactGAGAGTGGGAGTTACAGATGAGCGCTGCCTCTCTGGCGCTGTGCACCGACAGCACGCAGCCCTGCTGGCTGTACGACGGCCAGCAGCGGTACTCCACGTTCCCAGAGGTCCCCATGCCTCGCATCACGGTGTAATCTAGCCACAGAAAGAGGAGATGCCACTTCAAAACATGAGGCGACTGAAAGATTCTGAAGCGCTCTCTGAGGATAAGATGAAAGTTTAATGATCCCCGAGGGCGAAACGGATACTGTGCAGCGTCGAATGACGAGAATACAGATAAGAACGGGAAGAAGAGCGAGCAGGAAAACAGGTTGAAGGTGAAGCGGCAGTGTCTTTATCATGCAGCTGCAGAGCTTGAGCTGACTCAAAGGGATTCTTAATATGGCTATGACTGACAGTTAAAAGGTAAAAGATACATCAACATATATTCAGCTGCTTCATGTTGACTATAATTTCTAGTGGCCAtttgccagcagcagcagaaggatCCATTTAGTGCAAAACTGTTTAACAAAAATGAGACGTCAGTGAAACAATTTGAGTCCTGTGAAAATGTACACATGTTgatggaagaaaaatgaaataacagcCCTGAAGTGTCCTTAATAATTATTCTATATCTGATGCATGTGTTCACATGTCACCAAAAGAAAGTTACCACGAGCCTTTAGatttagctttaatttttttctgccaGTTTTGATGACAAATTTCCCATTAACGTAacttcccagagcccaaaatgatatatttatattgcatgttttgtctgacttacagtccaaaacacaaaaatatttaattttactttcaaaagtgcaaaagaaaagcagcaaatcctcaaaaCTGAtgagctggaaccagaaaaccTTTGGTAATTTTGctcaaaataaagcaaagcaGAATAGTTGCTGATCTTTTCTCCGACAATAAATTGATTAACTAACCGTTTGAGCAATGACAAACGCAAATTTTCCTTTGATACCTATGTCAATGCCAACGTCTACTACAGATCGAAAAAAATAATCTACATTTGACACTATTTTTATAGCTTTTCTTTGACAAACTGTTGCTCCGCACTGGAAGAATCACTAAAtctcttctcttcatctctctcctgCCCAACATTTGCGTTACATTCATCATCATAACTCTTTCAGTCAGACGTCTTGTGGATCAGGCCTTAAATCATCTGCTACACATTAGCGGGAGCCATGAGAAAGAAGTATGCACACATGTgccggcacacacacacacacacacacacacacacacacacacacacacacacacacacacacaccagaagaGGACAAAAGCCTCGTCTGTGAGTCTGTACGGAGGAGGCACACGGTTACAAACTGTTAACCTTCCTAAATGGCAGgagccggtgtgtgtgtgggggtattgttaaagaggaaaaagacaCGAGGATCTGAATTCTGGGCTTGAGACAAGGGAACAAGGAGAAGGAGTGTTTCGAGGATCCTTCTCAGGGGAGAGGAAAAATGAGGCCTGCTGGGGAGCGAGGCCTCAGCTGCTGAGGAGATAGAGATGTATGAATATAAGCTCTTTGTGTCTAAGATGAATGACGGGACAACAGCCTTCCCTTCATATTAACATAAAGAATATCAAACGTTAGTGGCAGTGCTCAGGACCTAAATGAATTTACTCGATGCCTTTCAGCACACATCTGAACTTGcataaaaagctgtttttaagaTCCTACGTCTTTATGAGATTCTGGCCTCCTCCAACAAATCAAAGATGATGTCAACAGTGGAAAAGTTACATCCACATAACCAATGAATCTCCATCTGTCAGCAATTTCAAATTAAGACTTGGGATCTGATGATGTCTTTcttacagagacacacacagagacacacacacactaacacactgtGGTTGTCTTTGAGCTGCGTTGCCATTTGGCTTCTTCTATCAAGCGCAGTTATGTCTTTGGCTGCAATCTCTCTTTTGAGGGGAGACAAGTTAATGAGCccatatgtgttttttttaaagcaataatCTTGGAGATTTCCATTTAAATTTATGTTAAGTCCCTATCTATCAGCAAATGAGGcaaacacaatgatgattgaggCAAAGGCCCATTGATCAAAGCACTTGCATTCGCAGTATTACAAACTAACATTCCTGgaaaaaatcaccagcagggCACAATTAGTGACCTGTTTTTCATCACCCAGCGGTGGTTGGTTGTAGAGACGGTAGGTGACACGAACGCAACAGACTCGCTCTGGAAGTGGTGGACTGTTTTTTCCGGTCCCTGCTCGCGTTGAGAATAAACTGCGGTCACTGTGGTCGAACAATCAAAGAAAAGTTCGATGACTAAAGTCAGTGAAACAACGGCAAAGGCATCACACGAGAGACACTGTTTGGATCTCGAATGAAACAGAGATTGTTACCATAATACACAATGTTTTGTTCTTCAtcctctgtttgtttgaaaatttAACAGTTTGACACTTTAGGAAATACACTCATCTGCTTTCTTTGTGAGGGTCAGacgagaagatcaataccattctcatgtctgtgtgtttatatgaagCTAACACTGGTAGCAGtggattagcttagcttagcataaagactgggagCAGAGGGAAATGGGTAACCTTTCTCTAATTCATGGTTAAACAAATCCAAATACTGGAAATCGAATAAAGCCCCACCATATGGCAGTGGTTGAGGGAGATCCAAGTAACACCTTATGACTTGTATTCACCATTTTACAGGTGGTTACACGCTGCGCTATGTCTTGGCAGGGTCCAGGAACCTTCTTCTAAAATGGTTTTATCTCTTGACAGGGGCAGGCTTAGCCGTTTTCCCCTCGTCCCAGTTGGTATTCTAGGTCAAGCTAAGTGCCTGCTAGACACATATACCGTTTCTTCAAGTTTCCAGTGAGAATGATGATAAGTTAAGCCAACTGGCCACTAGCTATAGCTGTATATTTAACAAGAGAGAGACCAAGAGTGTAACTGTATGAGAGTGGTATTAAGTTTCTCATCCAAGTCATCCAATAAATAACCTCAAATACATTTCCCAAACTGAAAGAGGCTAAATTAAGTTCAACTTAATCAACAAACTCCCCCAGTATGAcgaaatcacacacacacacacacacacacatttttttgaggTCTTATCACACACACTTAGCAGCAGCAGGGTTGACTCATGGCACCTCCTTGTTAAGCTAAAACATTCCCTCCTGGTGTCAGCCTCAGCGCCCAGGCCTCTTACCCTGAATCTGTGATTAAATTCACAAAGCGCTGCTATATAAACAGTCCAGCATCTGGGGGACGGAAAATCTCACCACAGGAACGCAGCCAGTCATTCtgttattaatatttcatagagctgagaggaacggcaggagaggaggggggggttGAAGGGAGGCGAGttgaagagaagaaaagtgaaGGACTTTCAGTGCTTAtactgaaagaatacaaaagTGGGCTGGAAAGTTTGCAAAGAAATAACTGACTATAACTATACTCAAAAGgcaaatttattttgtttttttcatatattatttCAAAAGCTGGACAAAAAGTTTGCAAGAAAATCTCTTTACGACTATCCCAAAAGCAAACAGAACATTTCTTGTATAAAGAATAACTTCATGTAATCCcagcactgtttttttaaatgaacgcCGAGCTGTGCTTTCAGAGCCAGAGACATGCAGGATTAATCCCACTTTGTTGGTCTTGTCCTTCTCATTCCAGCTGCCTAATAAACCTGTCAAAACAGCCTGAGCGCGGAGAAACACCCCGACcccccttcatttttttaaagatacaaaatgaaaacaggggTGTAGACTGTCTGAGGGGAACAAAAAAGCCAATTCtcccaaagaaaaaagaagaaaagggtCTCTACAAGAGGGCCCACTGTATCTTATAAAAGCTGCCTTCATTCCTGAGCTCTTACCTCTGATTATTGATGGAGGCAGGTTGTCCAGGTGCAGGCCAGACTTGTAGAGTAGGAGGATGTGTTCAAAGGCCTCCAGCGTCTGATTGATGTCAGCTTTCAGCTCCCCTGGACACACATGATGCATTCAATCTTGTAAAAGATCTAACTGACAACAGGCATAAAatcccatccatccatccaatatGGATGATTTGTTTGTTCCCCTCTCTATGCTCTCCTGTAGTGTGATCACAACACAGACCAAATTGTATTCATTACGGTGTTACATGTCATGAAGCATCTTGTCGAGCTCATTAAAAAGAAGCCCTTAGAGTGAGGCATGTCATCACACGACTACAATGATGGAAAGATTTGCTCTGTGATCTTCAATAGTTAACGTCCCATCATGTCAAGACGTCTCTCGTCCTCACCTGTTGAGTTCATGATGTGGTCTACCAGGTGTGTGAGCCCGGGCGGGGCCTGGTGAGGCAGCAGGTAGGTGAAAAAATACCTGGGGCCAGGCAGAGACAACTTATTCAGTCagacagaaagaagacaagCCCAATCACATAGTTCCCCAGAAGATGATTTGTCTCACACGGGTGTTAAAACAAACAGTCCATAAAGCTGTCAAAAATCTTAAAGCTTTTTTAAACAGGCAGGACTCCTTTTTTCCACTGAAACTACCAATTTATTCATCACACATCCTCCATCAAATTTCCAGCTGTATTTCTTTACAATCGACAGCATTTTAGGTGTCACTTGGACCATATATTTAAGCAATCATCCATGTAGCTGCTGCTCCTTCCATTCATCACACGTCTATCATGTCGTAAAACTGTCGCTTTTCTTACCTATAGGCGTTGTAAATGTTCCTCTTCTCACTCAGGCCCTCACACACTCCCCGGGCCGAGCACGGCAGAGTGAAATTTCTGTGTGGAAACTGGAGGGTGCAGTCCGCATCTGTCTGACAGGAGGTCTCCTCAGCGCTGGCGTCATCCAGGTCTGTGAGCTTTAGGCTGCCGGAGACGGTGACAAACTGCCGGGGCTGGAAGTCCAGCAGGGCCACGGAGCCCAGAGGAGACtgggacaggaagtggaggagcCTTACCAGATCCAGACACACCTGGATGAGATCAGACATGCCAAAACCGGATTGGTTAGATTAATGACTGTTTAAGTGCACAGATTGTAGTTAAGGAGAAACATATTGTTCTTATACTAGAGTGGAAATAATAAGTCGATTAGtcaacagaaatgtaaattaagGACAATTATGATCAATTAAATGCCCCAAAAATGTCtccaatgtgaggatttgctcaTTTCTTGCTGTTTTGTaccatttcaaatgtaatattttctggttttctaaTGTTGGCCAGGcaaaatatcaatttaaagatgtcacctGGTATTCAGGCAGCTTTCAATTGCATATTTAAGGACTGATTTAGGGCTACAACtacaatattttctttattatttaatcTGATGACTATTTTCTTAATTAATCTTTTGGGCcatacaataaataataaaatggcCATGGTGTACCTGTTCCgtccaaccaacaatccaaGTCCCAAAAGTACAgattttactgtcatagagaacaaaggaaaccaaaaaaaatgaaaattgcaaATGACTTAAATGACAAATTGTTGCTAAATTTCTGTTGATTGATAATCTGCTGTTTATCAAGTTATAATTTCAGCATTAGATGAAGACCAAACgattaataaaaatgttagttACGACCCTACTTTAccttaaaacaaatgtttgaataaCCCAAAAATTCTTGGTGGTCAAGCTAAAAACAGAcctgttttttcctgaaaagtTGACACTCTGGACAATGTAATTAAGACTCATTAAACAGCTAAAAATGGTAAGTTATTTGCTCGTAAGCCGTTTCAGCAACCGCATTTGCAAGCCATTTCCTGAGACTGTTTTTATAGTACAAATTAAATCctataataaaaacagaaagagaaaataagtcGGCTACTAAAGGCAAAATAAAGGCATTAGCCATGGATGGTCAGAGCATGAAATGATCCTGTCACACTACAAACATAGCTGCAGTGTTAGGTAATGCTCCGAGTCTCCTGGACGTCACTTGGTGGGATCGAAGCTCTGTAATAACAGGGCTGGGTGAAACCGAACACCCCCGGATTACTGTAGCCTGCGCAGATGCAACGTAGCTGAAAGGGGCCGAGCAGCTCGAGGGGGGTATTATGAACGGCTATTTGGGTGATGCAGCAGAATGAGGCCCATAGTTGAGATGATACTCTCAGACTGGGATGTTACTTTTGCTAATCCTAAAACAAAGCGTGCGTgctcagacattttttttttcctcttccagccattctttcttttcaaacacattcatgcgtgaagacacacacacacacacacacacacacacacacacacacacacacacacacacacacacacacacacacacacacacttgtacttCTGTACTTGTGAGGACCCTCACTGGATTATTGCATTCCCTACTACAACCATCACAGCTAAATGCCTAACCCTAACTTGAGTCTAACGTAACCCTTAAAACCAAGTCTTAAACTTCCAACAACAATTTGTAATTGTGATggcaaaatgtcctcactttgcACAGATGTCCTAATTTTGTGGTTACCTGCAACAGTCCTCGCTATGTAGCAACTACACACAGAGATTTAGTCGACCCCCATCACAGGTATGCTCACAGTGGGAGTCAACAGAGGCTGAATTTACACTCCAGGGatcctagtgtgtgtgtgtgtgtgtgtgtgtgtgtgtgtgtgtgtgtgtgtgtgtgtgtgtgtgtgtgtgagggatgaCATGACATTCCTAGCCTGCAGTGGATTAACTCCAGGACCCATCTCCATTCCAGCCACGGCCTGATCAAATTCACTGAGGGACAGATGTCGGACCTCCAGGAGTTTCAAATGTCTGCCTCCCTCATCTCTCACCCTTCATCTCTCCTGCCAAGATGAGCAGGAgggctcgcacacacacacacatgcgtgcaccATGTGTGAGGAAGACTTTGCAGTGTGCAAAGAATAAATGACAGAGCATGCATATCGACAGCTGGAAGTGGGCGCTGACGTGCTTACCCTGAATCGGTCCTCCCAGGGACTCTGGAGCAGCTGGATCATCTGGAGAGGATTCCCCTGCTCCAGAATGACTGTGACTCTTCCttcccctccttctcttcctcctgaaTCCCCTGCACAGTGACCCTTGAGCTGTGGAGTGGAGGATAACTGTGGTTAGTCACAGtggttaagaaaaaaaaggtcattatgctactgtttgtatttttactctgCTGAAAGCAGCAGGCTAACGTGTCTAAAAGTTCTGGAGGTAAATCAAGAGGACATGATGTTCTGCCAGCCCTATACTGTCCGCAGCTCAGACTTGTGACAGTAAAATCGCATTAGCCCACAGGGGGAATGTGCTGTATACACTTGTGAAATAAATCAATTGAGCTGTCGGACACACACCGCTGGATGTGAGAAACACACTCGTTGTTCAGTTCAAAACTAAATTGGGCTGTAATGGTTTGAGTGTATGAGCGCGGGGGGTTTCAGATGCAACCAAGGATAGTAGAGAGGACAGAGGCACATTGTCTGCTCCTGCCAAACTGGACGCAAAGGTCAGAAGAGGGTcagtgaatttaatttaattacatggGAAGGTCCTGCAGAGCCAATGAGGCCTTTCATCCAGCTCACTGTGCGCGAGACAAAGGAAAATGTGAGCAGTGGTACATGGATTATGGAAAATCTTCATTATATACCAGCTGTAGTTCCAGTGTTCAGAAGGGAGCTTCTAATGTCCGAGAATCCTTAACTTTATTGTCTTTATGGCATTTGGACATTAACCTGAAGTTTTTTGGTGCAGTCTACGAAAAGTTTACTCTAAATGTGCACACGAGTCACTGTCGATTAATCAGTTGTCATTTTCTCTATTAATCGATTAGTAGTTTGGTCAATAAAACGTCagcaaatggtgaaaaatatcGCTCAGTGATTAAGAAAGCCCAAGATTACatccttaaaggtgcagtatgtagtttggggaagacattttaagagaggagaaggagagaaaagtcAGTCatgactgaaagaaagaaactgacgTCAAAGGAAAACAATTTTAGActcttttgctttgtttctagctccaaactgtgttctggggaccgTAATCCCCTCTGAGAacattgtttattcagttgtggaaataaaaaaaataaaaaaatctttctgtAGGATTACCTtcttaatattgtaaataacaaaaaactacatagtgcacctttaaatgtcttgttttgtccacaacccataGATAATCAGTTTACAcccacagaggagtaaagaaacaagaaaataaaaagttgtattcagatatttttgactgttttttcttaaaacatgattaaaaccgattaattgattttaagGAAAGTGAGCACTTATTTCAGCTCTGCACACAAGGCAGACAGAGGGAGCGTTTACCTTAATGACGTTCGGATGCTGCAGCCTCTGCAACAGGACTATTTCTTTCTTCAGCTTGTAAGAAACGAGCTCTCGGCAGCCTTGCGGGTCTTTAAAATCCTCCACACACTTCCCCATGTCTATCCCCTGCTCGTTGACCAGCTTTAACGCCACGGGCTGACCCCCGGCCAGCCTCACTTTGACAACCAGTTTGGTGTATCCAGACCCGAGGACCTCCACCGCCTGCATGTCCACCAGAGAATCACAACCCATTTCATCCATATGCGCCTTCCTCGAGCCATGCGTGATCTCACTCCACAGGCTGTTATCCAAAGTCGAGTCTGGAGCTTGTTCTAGTTGGAAGGAATGTCGACTCTCTCCGGGCAGTCcgttttcatcatcatcatcatcttcaggTAAAAGCAGCGGAATGATTTCTTTGCGCCTCTCGTTCAGTTGGTGGATCAACGCCCCGCGGAGAGACGCAAAGTctccctcatcatcatcaccagagAGAGTTGCATTGGAAAAGTGAGATATCCTCGCTCCAAACTGCTGCACGCTGCTAATCAAAAGTGACACCAGAATAGAAAGAACCACGAAAGCCAGGAGGGCAGCCGCGCGTAAAGAGTTGCCCATCCCGCCGGGCATTTTCCTCTCGTGGCACGGCTACTGCTGCTGGAGAGGGGACGCACGGCGGCCGCAGGCTGGCTACGAGTGAAAGACGCCTGACTTTCCTGCAGGAGAAAAGCGATCAGCTCCTTGTTTCC
It contains:
- the pkdccb gene encoding extracellular tyrosine-protein kinase PKDCC — translated: MPGGMGNSLRAAALLAFVVLSILVSLLISSVQQFGARISHFSNATLSGDDDEGDFASLRGALIHQLNERRKEIIPLLLPEDDDDDENGLPGESRHSFQLEQAPDSTLDNSLWSEITHGSRKAHMDEMGCDSLVDMQAVEVLGSGYTKLVVKVRLAGGQPVALKLVNEQGIDMGKCVEDFKDPQGCRELVSYKLKKEIVLLQRLQHPNVIKLKGHCAGDSGGREGGEGRVTVILEQGNPLQMIQLLQSPWEDRFRVCLDLVRLLHFLSQSPLGSVALLDFQPRQFVTVSGSLKLTDLDDASAEETSCQTDADCTLQFPHRNFTLPCSARGVCEGLSEKRNIYNAYRYFFTYLLPHQAPPGLTHLVDHIMNSTGELKADINQTLEAFEHILLLYKSGLHLDNLPPSIIRDYTVMRGMGTSGNVEYRCWPSYSQQGCVLSVHSAREAALICNSHSQCSSFTLTGQKTWTGRLLASFRSSFAHLVPDGTSEVYVKKTTAPETPTV